The Psychrobacter sp. LV10R520-6 genome includes a region encoding these proteins:
- a CDS encoding RNA pyrophosphohydrolase has protein sequence MIDTDGFRANVGIILANTQGQVLWAKRIGHNAWQFPQGGIDRGETPVDAMYRELWEEVGLHPRHVDLLAVTQDWLRYRLPKRYVRHGQYPLCIGQKQKWFLLRLDELNTQHIRFDEGKPEFDHWQWVSYWYPLGQVIHFKRGVYRRALQELVRELPLKQELIIPEQDNHLSL, from the coding sequence ATGATAGATACAGACGGCTTTCGCGCCAATGTCGGTATCATCTTGGCAAATACACAAGGACAAGTTCTGTGGGCAAAACGTATTGGTCACAATGCTTGGCAGTTCCCCCAAGGCGGTATCGACCGAGGAGAGACGCCAGTAGATGCAATGTATCGCGAGCTCTGGGAAGAAGTCGGCTTACACCCGCGTCATGTGGACTTATTAGCAGTCACGCAAGACTGGCTGCGCTACCGTCTGCCAAAACGTTATGTACGTCATGGACAATATCCGCTGTGTATTGGGCAAAAACAGAAATGGTTTTTGTTACGCTTAGATGAACTGAACACCCAACATATCCGCTTTGATGAGGGTAAACCGGAGTTTGACCATTGGCAATGGGTCAGCTATTGGTACCCACTCGGACAAGTGATTCACTTTAAACGCGGGGTATATCGCCGCGCATTACAAGAGCTGGTGCGTGAGCTACCCCTTAAACAAGAGCTGATTATCCCTGAACAGGACAATCATTTATCGCTATAA
- a CDS encoding NRDE family protein produces MCIVAIAWQLFDEVPLVLLSNRDEFLQRPTESLHQWPDKPIYAGRDSQSGGTWLGIHSQNDRQNSSQNSIQEDNHNECYHQNGRWAAVLNFRDGVQASSNERSRGELVTDFLTSTLSPMTFARQISLQDYAGFNLIIGDARQAVIVNNRGHAPTPLHAGLHVFSNGQPEEAWFKTERLRGRLRQEVLPLIGENSSPEYWQDAAFTVMSDSTLAPIDKLPETGVAIEIEQALSSIYIEPAELTGSDKAMPNYGTRTQSILTLSVSNLDTEADEQSLSESRYTTTLISREFNSDMV; encoded by the coding sequence ATGTGTATTGTCGCCATCGCTTGGCAGTTGTTTGATGAGGTGCCGCTCGTATTATTGTCTAATCGCGATGAGTTTTTGCAGCGTCCGACCGAGTCGCTACATCAATGGCCGGACAAACCTATCTATGCTGGACGTGACTCTCAAAGTGGCGGCACGTGGCTAGGCATTCATAGCCAAAATGACAGGCAAAATAGCAGTCAAAACAGTATTCAAGAAGATAATCACAACGAATGCTATCACCAAAATGGACGTTGGGCGGCGGTGTTAAACTTTCGTGATGGTGTGCAGGCAAGCTCGAACGAGCGCTCTCGCGGCGAGTTAGTGACCGATTTTTTGACCAGTACCCTGAGTCCCATGACCTTTGCGCGGCAGATTAGTTTACAGGACTATGCTGGCTTTAACCTCATTATCGGCGATGCCAGACAAGCAGTTATTGTTAATAATCGTGGTCATGCGCCCACGCCGTTACATGCAGGTTTGCACGTATTCTCTAATGGTCAGCCGGAAGAGGCTTGGTTTAAAACTGAGCGGTTGCGCGGAAGGCTACGTCAAGAAGTGCTACCGCTGATTGGCGAGAACAGCTCGCCTGAATACTGGCAAGACGCTGCCTTTACGGTCATGTCCGACAGCACTTTAGCGCCAATAGATAAGTTACCCGAAACGGGCGTTGCTATTGAGATTGAACAAGCATTATCCTCTATCTATATTGAGCCTGCTGAGTTAACAGGTAGTGATAAAGCAATGCCAAACTATGGCACACGTACTCAAAGTATATTGACGCTCAGTGTATCAAACCTTGATACAGAGGCGGATGAGCAAAGCTTGAGTGAATCAAGATATACCACAACGCTTATCAGTCGTGAATTCAACAGTGACATGGTTTAA
- the lgt gene encoding prolipoprotein diacylglyceryl transferase — translation MMIHPQYDPVALALGPIEVHWYGLMYLLAFAAAYGLAWYRSTKRDNWSTDMVSDLVFYGALGVILGGRIGYVLFYQFGEFIQNPAYLLKVWEGGMSFHGGFIGVMLGMLFFARKYKKNAFQVLDFIVPCVPTGLLFGRIGNYINGELWGRVSDGGYNWLMYFPQAASFDMQQLQANPDLQELMTEVNGQYLLPRHPSQLYEAFAEGLLLFLFLWWYSSKPRPRMAVTAVFLLGYGLSRFIIEFFRQPDADQGFILLGWMTKGQILTAPMVILGLIMLIYAYKNSVYDWGKQSAY, via the coding sequence ATGATGATTCATCCTCAGTATGATCCTGTAGCGTTAGCACTTGGACCTATCGAAGTCCACTGGTACGGCTTGATGTACTTGCTGGCGTTTGCTGCCGCTTACGGGTTGGCATGGTATCGCAGTACTAAACGCGATAATTGGTCAACTGATATGGTATCTGACCTCGTATTTTATGGGGCACTAGGAGTGATATTAGGCGGTCGTATCGGTTATGTGCTGTTTTATCAGTTCGGCGAATTTATACAAAACCCTGCTTATTTATTAAAAGTCTGGGAAGGCGGCATGTCGTTCCATGGCGGTTTTATTGGCGTCATGTTAGGCATGTTATTTTTTGCACGTAAATACAAAAAAAATGCTTTTCAAGTACTCGACTTCATCGTTCCTTGTGTGCCGACGGGTCTGTTATTTGGGCGTATAGGCAATTATATTAACGGTGAGCTGTGGGGACGGGTTTCTGATGGTGGCTATAACTGGCTAATGTATTTCCCACAAGCAGCTTCCTTTGACATGCAACAGCTCCAAGCTAATCCAGACTTGCAGGAATTGATGACTGAGGTGAATGGCCAGTATCTGTTGCCACGTCACCCTTCACAATTATATGAAGCCTTTGCAGAAGGATTATTGTTATTTCTCTTTCTATGGTGGTACTCATCCAAACCACGGCCACGCATGGCAGTAACCGCCGTATTCTTGCTGGGATATGGCCTAAGCCGCTTTATCATTGAGTTCTTCCGCCAGCCAGACGCTGATCAAGGATTTATCCTATTAGGTTGGATGACCAAAGGGCAAATATTGACTGCACCGATGGTTATTCTAGGCCTTATCATGTTGATTTATGCCTATAAGAACAGCGTTTATGATTGGGGCAAACAATCAGCTTATTAA
- a CDS encoding thymidylate synthase — translation MITTKNEQAYLDLLRHVLKNGTEKDDRTGTGTLSHFGAQLRFDLTSGFPLLTTKKVHFKSIAYELLWFLTGSTNVDYLQQHNVRIWNEWATAEQTARFNRPAGDLGPIYGHQWRNYGASKHEDGSYNSVYNDDGIDQITNVVNQIKTNPNSRRLIVSGWNPCEAEQVALPPCHTMFQFFVADNKLSCQLYQRSADLFLGVPFNIASYALLTHMVAQVCGLEVGEFIWTGGDCHIYQNHREQAELQLTRTPYALPTLTLNPDVKDIFAFEYDDISIEGYESHPGIKAKVAV, via the coding sequence ATGATTACGACTAAAAATGAGCAAGCTTATCTCGATTTGCTTCGCCATGTCCTTAAAAATGGTACAGAAAAAGACGATCGTACTGGAACTGGTACGCTTAGCCACTTTGGCGCGCAGTTACGTTTTGACTTAACGTCGGGCTTTCCATTATTAACCACGAAAAAAGTTCATTTTAAATCTATCGCCTATGAGCTGCTCTGGTTTTTAACGGGCAGCACTAATGTGGATTACTTACAGCAGCATAATGTCCGGATTTGGAATGAGTGGGCAACGGCTGAGCAGACTGCTCGTTTTAATCGTCCTGCTGGTGATTTAGGGCCTATCTATGGGCATCAGTGGCGTAATTATGGTGCCAGTAAGCACGAAGATGGTAGCTACAACAGTGTTTATAATGACGATGGCATTGACCAAATCACTAACGTTGTTAATCAAATAAAAACCAATCCCAACTCACGGCGCTTGATAGTTTCTGGCTGGAACCCATGCGAAGCCGAGCAAGTCGCATTGCCGCCTTGTCATACGATGTTTCAGTTCTTTGTAGCAGACAATAAGCTATCTTGCCAGCTGTATCAGCGTTCGGCTGATTTGTTCTTAGGCGTGCCTTTTAATATTGCTAGCTATGCGCTCTTAACCCATATGGTAGCGCAAGTTTGTGGCCTTGAAGTTGGCGAATTTATCTGGACCGGTGGTGATTGTCATATTTACCAAAACCACCGTGAACAAGCTGAATTACAGTTGACCCGCACGCCTTATGCGTTGCCGACCTTAACGCTAAATCCTGATGTTAAAGATATTTTTGCTTTTGAGTATGATGACATTAGCATTGAGGGTTATGAATCGCATCCTGGTATTAAAGCCAAGGTTGCCGTATGA
- a CDS encoding dihydrofolate reductase, which yields MSYANTQVAQIAAISSNRCIGKGNELPWHISADLQHFKKMTTRSDAQSSQTESTVQGIVIMGRKTFESMGSKPLPKRVSFIITSQLDYAEQKGLVGRDNAHVVHNLDDALTQAASLAHGVHLDTIWVIGGERVFNDALMYTDRIELTHVDTEISDGDAFYPELPSDFNVVKESEQMHNDKSDLNFYFVSYQR from the coding sequence ATGAGTTATGCCAATACCCAAGTCGCCCAAATCGCGGCCATCAGTAGCAACCGCTGTATCGGCAAAGGTAATGAGCTACCTTGGCATATCTCAGCGGACCTACAACATTTTAAAAAAATGACCACCCGTAGCGACGCGCAAAGTAGTCAGACTGAAAGTACGGTGCAAGGTATCGTCATTATGGGTCGCAAAACCTTTGAATCGATGGGCAGCAAGCCATTGCCAAAGCGTGTTAGCTTTATTATTACTAGCCAATTGGACTATGCTGAGCAAAAAGGTTTGGTAGGACGTGATAATGCTCATGTGGTACATAACTTGGATGATGCTTTGACACAAGCAGCAAGTCTGGCACATGGCGTACACCTTGATACGATTTGGGTGATTGGCGGTGAGCGGGTCTTTAACGACGCGCTAATGTATACCGATCGCATTGAGCTGACTCATGTGGATACTGAAATCAGCGATGGCGATGCTTTTTATCCTGAGCTGCCGAGCGACTTTAACGTGGTAAAAGAATCTGAGCAAATGCATAATGATAAAAGCGATTTGAACTTTTACTTTGTCAGTTATCAGAGATAA
- the uvrC gene encoding excinuclease ABC subunit UvrC, which yields MVNVSASTVVDDKKARLKHLIKRLPNLPGVYKMLGKNGDILYVGKAKSLKSRVNSYFAKTIDHPKTRALVARIHNIETIITRGETEALLLEQNLIKEHRPPYNVLLRDDKSYLYVFISADKPYPRLAYGRGKGNHQKGRFFGPFPSAHAAKETLVLMQKMFQMRQCTNTFFRQRKRPCLEYQIKRCRAPCVGLVSPEDYAEDVNNTIRFLKGDSSDIHNALIVKMEAAAEELDFEKAVFYRDQLSMLREVQARQAVYTVEGEADVISIASQAGMSCINVLTVRGGRVLGGNNYFPDVDSSESLADNLSAFIMSFYFQVTDDLPAEIILSHELPDQSAVSEALATHFGSKVMIKTSVREHRAEWLDLATLNTNNALKTKLGDYLELHARFGALKDVLASVTDRVIDRIECFDISHTMGEATIGSCVVFDQGGSRRRDYRQYAIHDIVGGDDYAAMKQVLTRRYKKQPLPDLLLIDGGKGQLSMAKEVLVELEILGDTLLIGVAKGEGRKAGLEVLHFLDHDPLDLPMDSKALHLLMHIRDEAHRFAITAHRKKRDKRRSSSVLEVIPGLGEKRRRDLLNHFGGLQQLLGASQQELSGVQGIGPVLAKTVYKVLHE from the coding sequence ATGGTCAATGTCTCAGCGTCGACTGTGGTCGATGATAAGAAAGCCCGTCTTAAACACCTCATTAAGCGCCTGCCAAATTTGCCTGGGGTATATAAAATGCTGGGCAAAAATGGTGACATTCTTTACGTGGGTAAGGCAAAATCGCTTAAAAGTCGGGTAAACAGCTATTTTGCTAAAACCATCGACCATCCAAAAACGCGAGCTTTGGTCGCACGCATTCATAATATTGAGACCATCATTACCCGGGGTGAGACTGAGGCGCTATTGCTTGAGCAAAACCTGATCAAGGAACATCGTCCCCCTTATAACGTGCTGTTACGTGATGATAAATCCTATCTGTATGTGTTCATCTCAGCCGATAAGCCTTATCCACGTCTTGCTTATGGTCGCGGTAAAGGCAATCATCAAAAAGGTCGATTTTTTGGGCCTTTCCCATCAGCGCATGCGGCAAAAGAAACGCTAGTCTTAATGCAAAAAATGTTTCAAATGCGCCAATGTACCAATACTTTCTTCCGTCAGCGCAAGCGTCCTTGTTTGGAATACCAAATCAAGCGCTGCCGTGCGCCGTGTGTGGGCCTAGTATCACCAGAAGATTATGCCGAAGATGTGAATAATACCATTCGCTTTTTAAAAGGTGATTCTAGTGATATTCATAATGCGTTAATCGTAAAAATGGAAGCGGCCGCTGAGGAATTAGATTTTGAGAAGGCAGTATTTTATCGTGACCAGTTATCTATGCTACGCGAAGTTCAAGCGCGGCAAGCGGTCTATACCGTAGAAGGTGAGGCCGATGTGATTTCGATTGCCAGCCAAGCAGGAATGAGCTGTATCAATGTGTTGACGGTTCGAGGCGGACGTGTACTGGGTGGCAATAATTATTTTCCTGATGTCGATAGCAGTGAATCGCTAGCAGATAACTTATCAGCCTTCATTATGTCGTTTTATTTTCAAGTGACTGATGACTTGCCTGCTGAGATTATCTTGAGCCATGAGCTACCGGATCAAAGCGCGGTTAGTGAAGCCTTAGCGACTCATTTTGGTAGTAAGGTCATGATAAAAACTAGCGTACGCGAACACCGTGCAGAATGGTTAGACTTGGCAACCCTTAACACTAATAATGCGCTAAAAACTAAGCTTGGCGATTATCTAGAGCTGCATGCGCGTTTTGGTGCGCTAAAAGACGTATTAGCGTCAGTGACAGATCGAGTTATTGATCGTATTGAGTGCTTTGATATCTCGCATACTATGGGCGAAGCGACCATTGGCAGCTGCGTGGTCTTTGACCAAGGTGGTTCGCGTCGGCGGGATTATCGCCAATATGCTATTCACGATATCGTAGGCGGTGACGATTATGCCGCGATGAAACAAGTGCTCACCCGCCGCTATAAAAAGCAGCCATTACCTGACTTATTATTGATAGATGGTGGCAAGGGTCAACTGAGTATGGCAAAAGAAGTATTGGTTGAATTGGAAATACTTGGTGATACCTTGTTGATTGGGGTTGCCAAAGGCGAAGGTCGTAAGGCCGGTTTAGAAGTACTGCATTTCTTAGACCACGACCCGCTGGATTTGCCGATGGACAGTAAAGCACTACATTTACTCATGCACATTCGCGATGAGGCGCATCGTTTTGCGATTACTGCCCATCGTAAAAAACGCGATAAGCGCCGTTCGTCATCCGTGTTAGAAGTGATTCCGGGACTGGGTGAAAAGCGTCGCCGTGACTTACTCAATCATTTTGGCGGACTGCAACAGCTGCTTGGTGCGTCACAGCAAGAGTTATCTGGCGTTCAAGGTATCGGTCCCGTGTTGGCTAAGACCGTCTATAAAGTATTGCATGAGTAA
- a CDS encoding DUF3360 family protein translates to MSNTQIPASGSNPQPPNPSDYDQELTGSYVDLHKPSASFKNRDAYLEHELQIMKPKRWRANLPFRDYRFEYEDTIPAMAATIGKVVMVGAIAATFAGPLGLGDAFVLENVRYELLIVSVFIILFSGFFLPTANLAGTHGPLIPLIPIVVAAGGHPMAFGLLIGFFGLLLAISKGGSLLANLTSKGVCGGLLIYLGFIGTTSQVKNLFAWSESIGMSHIAFIVILLTIVLYAVLESFQKRWLAVPLSCLLGGGVAFALGAPFEFKTGPGLPPMSPMYWWGENTGWMLGLPTVESFIVVLPFAVLAVAMWSPDFLGHQVFQKISYPKRTEKVLMDIDDTMVSASVRQVAGSVLGGANFASSWGTYIVPAAIAKRPIPAGAVLTAVFCVIAGVWGYPMDLAIWEPVLCVALIVGVFIPLLEAGMEMTREGKTTQSAAIVVFASALVNPAFGWSITLLLDNLGLIGSKERSASLSKMSRWIIPTVMFVVLTGVMAVVGMLPGIPALLPNFRH, encoded by the coding sequence ATGAGCAACACTCAGATCCCCGCTTCAGGATCTAATCCGCAGCCACCAAATCCTTCCGATTACGATCAAGAATTGACAGGCAGTTATGTTGATCTGCATAAGCCAAGCGCCAGTTTTAAGAACCGTGATGCCTATCTTGAGCATGAATTACAAATCATGAAGCCTAAACGCTGGCGTGCTAATTTGCCGTTTCGTGATTATCGTTTTGAGTATGAAGATACCATTCCGGCGATGGCGGCAACGATTGGTAAAGTAGTGATGGTGGGTGCCATTGCTGCCACATTTGCAGGTCCTCTAGGTTTGGGCGATGCATTTGTGTTAGAGAACGTACGTTATGAGCTGTTGATTGTCTCGGTCTTTATTATTTTATTTTCAGGGTTTTTTCTACCAACGGCTAACCTTGCGGGTACCCACGGTCCGCTGATTCCTTTGATTCCGATTGTGGTTGCTGCCGGTGGACATCCGATGGCTTTTGGTTTACTCATTGGTTTTTTTGGTCTCTTACTGGCGATTAGTAAAGGGGGCAGCTTACTGGCGAACTTGACCAGTAAAGGGGTGTGCGGTGGTCTGCTGATATATCTAGGCTTTATCGGTACCACCTCGCAAGTCAAAAATCTTTTTGCTTGGTCAGAAAGTATCGGTATGTCTCATATCGCTTTTATTGTGATTTTACTCACAATTGTCCTGTATGCCGTTTTAGAGAGTTTCCAAAAGCGCTGGCTTGCGGTACCCCTTAGCTGCTTGCTCGGTGGCGGTGTTGCTTTTGCATTGGGTGCACCATTTGAGTTTAAGACCGGACCAGGTTTGCCGCCTATGAGTCCGATGTACTGGTGGGGAGAGAATACGGGTTGGATGTTAGGCTTACCGACCGTCGAGAGCTTTATTGTGGTGCTGCCTTTTGCGGTATTGGCTGTAGCGATGTGGTCACCAGATTTCTTAGGTCATCAAGTATTTCAAAAGATCAGCTACCCTAAGCGCACCGAAAAGGTTTTGATGGATATTGATGACACTATGGTCAGTGCCTCCGTTCGACAGGTTGCAGGCTCGGTACTGGGCGGTGCTAACTTTGCGTCGTCATGGGGCACCTACATTGTCCCTGCGGCAATCGCCAAACGTCCTATTCCTGCTGGTGCAGTGTTGACCGCTGTGTTCTGTGTTATCGCTGGTGTTTGGGGTTATCCCATGGACTTGGCGATTTGGGAGCCGGTGTTATGTGTGGCTTTAATTGTCGGGGTCTTTATTCCACTATTAGAAGCAGGAATGGAGATGACGCGTGAAGGCAAAACCACGCAGTCTGCTGCCATTGTGGTCTTTGCCTCTGCATTGGTTAACCCAGCCTTTGGGTGGTCAATTACCTTATTACTTGATAACTTAGGTTTGATTGGCTCAAAAGAGCGTAGTGCTAGCTTGAGCAAAATGAGCCGCTGGATTATTCCCACGGTCATGTTTGTCGTACTTACCGGTGTGATGGCTGTGGTTGGTATGTTGCCAGGTATTCCAGCGTTATTACCGAACTTTCGCCATTGA